A section of the Alkalihalobacillus sp. LMS39 genome encodes:
- a CDS encoding 4-hydroxy-3-methylbut-2-enyl diphosphate reductase, with protein sequence MKVNKISPRGYCYGVVDAMVLARQAAANLDLPRPIYILGMIVHNKHVTDAFEEDGIISLDGPNRLDIIKQVEKGTVIFTAHGVSPEVRKVAREKGLTVVDATCPDVTKTHDLIREKKAEGYHVIYVGKKGHPEPEGALGVAPDIVHLVQNVDEVEQLDLNVDKIIITNQTTMSQWDVSDIMNHAIKKFPHAEIHNEICLATQVRQEAVAEQAKQTDLVIVVGDPKSNNSNRLAQVSEDIAGTKAYRIGDVTELQLEWLEGVNVVGVTSGASTPTPITKEVIDFLEKFDPNDESTWVRERKIALNKILPKVKQKSK encoded by the coding sequence ATGAAAGTCAACAAAATTTCCCCTCGTGGGTATTGCTATGGTGTTGTAGACGCCATGGTACTAGCAAGACAAGCGGCAGCAAATCTTGATTTACCTAGACCTATTTATATACTAGGAATGATTGTTCATAATAAGCATGTGACTGATGCGTTTGAGGAAGATGGAATTATTTCATTAGACGGTCCCAATCGATTAGATATTATTAAACAAGTTGAAAAAGGGACGGTTATTTTTACAGCTCACGGTGTATCACCTGAAGTTCGTAAAGTCGCTCGTGAAAAAGGGCTGACAGTTGTTGATGCGACTTGTCCAGATGTAACGAAAACGCATGATTTAATTCGCGAGAAAAAAGCAGAAGGCTATCATGTCATTTATGTTGGTAAAAAAGGACACCCAGAACCTGAAGGCGCGTTAGGTGTAGCTCCCGATATTGTTCATCTTGTCCAAAACGTTGACGAAGTTGAGCAGCTAGACTTAAACGTAGATAAAATTATTATTACAAACCAGACGACAATGAGTCAGTGGGATGTTTCTGACATTATGAATCATGCTATTAAAAAGTTTCCACACGCAGAAATTCATAATGAAATTTGCCTTGCAACTCAAGTACGTCAAGAAGCCGTAGCAGAACAAGCAAAGCAAACCGATTTAGTTATTGTTGTAGGAGACCCTAAAAGTAATAATTCAAATCGCCTTGCCCAAGTTTCTGAAGATATCGCTGGAACAAAAGCATATCGAATTGGAGATGTAACAGAACTTCAATTAGAATGGCTAGAAGGTGTAAATGTAGTTGGAGTCACTTCAGGGGCATCTACCCCAACACCAATCACAAAAGAGGTCATTGACTTTTTAGAAAAGTTTGACCCTAATGATGAATCAACATGGGTGCGAGAGAGAAAAATTGCGTTAAATAAAATTTTGCCAAAGGTAAAACAGAAGAGTAAGTAA
- a CDS encoding DEAD/DEAH box helicase, whose protein sequence is MMESNFTRFEIKDFIIKSIQEQGFTMPTEIQERLIPAIRGGKDVIGQSQTGSGKTLAFLIPIIDRIDESKDEVQAVITAPTRELASQIYDELQLLLKYDEDRIATRLLVGGTDRLRTIDRLKSVPHIVVGTPGRINDMVDEQALQLHTATMLVVDEADQMLDMGFISDVDKTASRMAEQLQMLVFSATIPEKLQPFLKKYMNQPRHVHVKPKNATAPTIEHRLIPLRHRDKIELTVQIATLVNPYLALLFTNTKEQADELTGAMASAGLNVEAIHGGLLPRQRKQVMKQVKDGKIQYVVATDLAARGLDIKGVSHVINFAIPKDLDFYVHRVGRTARAGEDGIAITIYDEQDHASIEKLMKRGIDFSFSDVKKGEWVELEKPRLGSLTRTKKTTSSSQAGHGVARAKPKKVKPGYKKKARWEQEKVARRERRLNRKKK, encoded by the coding sequence ATGATGGAATCTAATTTTACACGTTTTGAAATTAAAGACTTTATTATTAAGTCGATACAAGAACAAGGGTTTACGATGCCAACAGAAATACAAGAACGTTTAATCCCAGCTATTCGAGGTGGGAAAGATGTTATTGGACAATCGCAAACCGGCTCTGGGAAAACGTTAGCGTTTCTTATTCCGATTATTGATAGGATTGATGAATCGAAAGATGAAGTTCAAGCTGTTATTACAGCACCGACACGAGAATTAGCTTCGCAAATATATGATGAGCTACAGCTATTGCTTAAATATGACGAGGATCGTATAGCGACAAGATTATTAGTAGGTGGAACAGACCGTCTGCGAACGATCGACCGTCTAAAATCAGTTCCCCATATTGTCGTAGGGACACCGGGTAGAATCAATGATATGGTGGATGAACAAGCGTTACAATTGCATACGGCTACAATGCTTGTCGTTGATGAAGCAGACCAAATGTTAGATATGGGCTTTATTAGTGATGTAGATAAAACAGCTTCTAGAATGGCAGAACAGTTACAAATGCTCGTTTTTTCTGCCACAATTCCTGAAAAACTCCAGCCGTTTTTAAAGAAATATATGAATCAGCCGCGCCATGTACATGTTAAGCCAAAAAACGCAACGGCACCAACTATCGAGCATCGCTTAATTCCGCTGCGGCATCGGGACAAAATTGAGCTAACGGTTCAAATTGCAACATTAGTGAACCCTTATTTGGCCTTGCTGTTTACAAACACAAAAGAACAAGCCGATGAATTAACAGGGGCAATGGCTTCCGCTGGATTAAATGTAGAAGCAATACATGGTGGCTTGTTACCTCGACAAAGAAAACAAGTGATGAAACAAGTGAAAGATGGAAAAATTCAATATGTTGTAGCGACAGACTTAGCTGCAAGAGGGTTAGATATCAAAGGGGTTTCGCATGTTATTAATTTTGCTATACCGAAAGACTTAGATTTTTACGTTCATCGTGTCGGTCGAACAGCCCGTGCTGGGGAAGACGGGATTGCGATTACGATTTATGACGAACAAGACCATGCTTCGATCGAAAAATTAATGAAACGTGGCATCGATTTCTCCTTTTCTGATGTGAAAAAAGGGGAATGGGTCGAACTTGAAAAGCCTAGATTAGGGTCGTTAACAAGAACGAAAAAAACAACTTCTTCATCACAAGCTGGGCATGGTGTTGCGAGGGCCAAACCGAAAAAAGTAAAGCCAGGATATAAAAAGAAAGCAAGATGGGAGCAAGAAAAAGTTGCTCGTAGAGAAAGAAGATTAAACCGGAAAAAGAAATAA
- the rpoD gene encoding RNA polymerase sigma factor RpoD: MAEKPLRPLAEGDLSIDQVKEQLVELGKKRGVLTYADITEKLAVFDQDSDQIDEFFDYLGEQGIEIINETDEVPNIQQLGKEEEEFDLNDLSVPPGIKINDPVRMYLKEIGRVPLLSAEEEINLAKRIEDGDEEAKRRLAEANLRLVVSIAKRYVGRGMLFLDLIQEGNMGLIKAVEKFDYQKGYKFSTYATWWIRQAITRAIADQARTIRIPVHMVETINKLIRVQRQLLQDLGREPTPEEVSEEMDLTPDKVREILKIAQEPVSLETPIGEEDDSHLGDFIEDQEALAPSDAAAYELLKEQLEDVLDTLTDREENVLRLRFGLDDGRTRTLEEVGKVFGVTRERIRQIEAKALRKLRHPSRSKRLKDFLE; encoded by the coding sequence ATGGCTGAGAAACCGTTACGCCCTTTGGCTGAAGGAGATTTGTCAATCGATCAAGTGAAAGAACAATTAGTTGAATTAGGGAAAAAGAGAGGGGTTTTAACATACGCCGACATTACAGAAAAGCTGGCGGTGTTTGACCAAGACTCTGATCAAATCGATGAGTTCTTTGATTATCTTGGGGAGCAAGGAATTGAAATCATTAACGAGACAGACGAAGTACCTAATATACAACAACTTGGAAAAGAAGAAGAGGAATTTGATTTAAATGACTTAAGTGTGCCACCTGGTATTAAAATCAATGACCCTGTTCGCATGTACTTAAAAGAAATTGGGCGTGTCCCATTGTTATCTGCTGAAGAAGAAATTAATTTGGCAAAACGAATTGAAGATGGCGATGAAGAAGCAAAGCGAAGATTAGCAGAAGCTAACTTACGACTTGTCGTAAGTATTGCAAAACGCTATGTAGGTCGTGGTATGTTATTTCTTGATTTAATTCAAGAAGGAAACATGGGACTTATTAAAGCTGTCGAGAAATTTGATTACCAAAAAGGATATAAATTTAGTACGTATGCAACATGGTGGATTCGTCAGGCTATTACAAGAGCCATCGCAGACCAAGCTCGTACGATTCGAATTCCGGTTCATATGGTGGAAACCATTAATAAGCTTATCCGTGTCCAACGTCAATTATTGCAAGATTTAGGACGTGAACCAACTCCAGAAGAAGTTTCTGAGGAAATGGATTTAACTCCGGATAAAGTCCGAGAAATTTTAAAAATTGCACAAGAGCCTGTTTCATTAGAAACACCAATTGGTGAAGAAGATGACTCTCACTTAGGTGATTTCATTGAAGACCAAGAAGCGCTCGCGCCTTCCGATGCAGCTGCTTATGAATTACTTAAAGAACAACTTGAAGATGTTCTTGATACATTAACAGACCGTGAAGAAAATGTGCTGCGTTTACGATTTGGTTTAGATGATGGACGTACAAGAACTCTCGAGGAAGTTGGTAAAGTGTTTGGTGTAACTCGAGAACGAATTCGTCAAATTGAAGCAAAAGCGTTACGTAAATTAAGACATCCAAGCCGTAGTAAACGTTTAAAAGACTTTTTAGAATAA
- a CDS encoding Nif3-like dinuclear metal center hexameric protein — protein MKYSHGQTIIQTFEQWAPKSLAVEGDKNGVMVGTLQKQVKKVMIALDVLEDVLDEAISEQVDLIIAHHPLIFRPLKQIRTDHTYGRIIEKAIKHDITIYAAHTNLDVAIGGVNDMMAEALGIEQTEVLAPTMEKKLKKFVVYVPRSHEAVVREAIGTAGAGHIGDYSHCSFSSEGVGRFTPLEGSTPFIGQQGKSESVEEIKLETIIPAELQQQVIRAMINAHPYEEPAYDIYPLDNRGESLGLGRIGYLQEEMTLEQFAHHVKKVFDVSGARVVGNLQDKVKKVAVLGGDGNKYMNQAIFKGADVFVTGDVYYHVAHDAMMDGLRIVDPGHNVEKIMKDGVKRYLDRYVKEANSKTEIIVSNIHTDPFSFI, from the coding sequence ATGAAGTATAGTCATGGTCAGACAATTATTCAAACTTTTGAACAATGGGCACCAAAATCACTTGCTGTTGAAGGTGATAAAAATGGTGTCATGGTCGGAACATTACAAAAGCAAGTGAAAAAAGTAATGATAGCATTAGATGTATTAGAAGACGTTTTGGATGAAGCGATTTCTGAACAAGTTGATTTGATTATCGCTCATCATCCGCTTATTTTCCGACCATTAAAACAAATTCGGACGGATCATACATATGGAAGAATCATTGAAAAAGCAATCAAACATGATATTACAATTTATGCTGCCCATACGAATCTTGATGTAGCTATCGGTGGTGTCAATGATATGATGGCAGAAGCGTTAGGTATAGAACAAACAGAAGTTCTAGCACCGACGATGGAGAAAAAACTTAAGAAATTTGTGGTTTATGTTCCACGTTCACATGAAGCGGTTGTTCGCGAAGCGATAGGTACGGCAGGAGCAGGACATATTGGCGATTATAGCCATTGCTCTTTTAGTAGTGAGGGAGTTGGTCGTTTTACACCTTTAGAAGGCTCAACCCCTTTTATAGGACAACAAGGAAAGTCAGAGTCCGTTGAAGAAATCAAACTAGAGACGATTATCCCAGCAGAACTCCAACAACAGGTTATTCGAGCCATGATAAATGCTCATCCGTATGAAGAGCCGGCATATGATATTTATCCACTTGATAATAGAGGAGAAAGTCTAGGGCTAGGAAGAATTGGCTATTTACAAGAAGAAATGACATTAGAGCAATTTGCTCACCATGTAAAAAAAGTATTTGATGTTAGTGGAGCTAGAGTGGTTGGAAATTTACAAGATAAAGTGAAAAAGGTTGCAGTCCTCGGTGGGGACGGAAATAAATATATGAACCAAGCGATTTTTAAAGGAGCAGATGTTTTCGTGACAGGTGATGTGTATTACCATGTTGCTCATGATGCTATGATGGATGGTCTTCGTATTGTGGACCCAGGTCATAATGTGGAAAAAATAATGAAAGACGGGGTAAAACGATATTTAGACCGTTATGTAAAGGAAGCAAACTCAAAAACAGAAATCATTGTTTCTAACATACATACTGACCCTTTTTCGTTTATCTAA
- a CDS encoding cytochrome c: protein MKGQPLLPFAVTAIIGILLMLTLSLVGLNQQAGEGEEEAQEEIVIDDPIAAGEELAGRSCIGCHGGDLEGLGGNPAINQLAGKYSEEEIVDIITGGIGTMPAQGQLQEAEAEAIAAYLLSISQ, encoded by the coding sequence ATGAAAGGACAACCACTACTTCCATTTGCAGTAACAGCAATAATAGGAATTCTCCTAATGTTAACTCTTTCTCTTGTTGGGTTAAATCAACAAGCAGGTGAAGGTGAGGAAGAGGCGCAAGAAGAAATCGTGATTGATGACCCGATTGCTGCGGGAGAAGAGCTTGCGGGCCGTTCTTGTATTGGCTGTCATGGCGGTGACTTAGAAGGTCTCGGTGGAAACCCTGCGATCAATCAACTAGCTGGAAAATATTCTGAAGAAGAAATTGTGGATATTATTACAGGTGGTATTGGCACTATGCCAGCTCAAGGGCAATTACAAGAAGCGGAAGCTGAAGCGATTGCAGCTTATTTGCTTTCTATTTCTCAATAA
- a CDS encoding YqfQ family protein, translating into MFPPLHQNMPMPPMQNPLFMGAPMMQQMPTQAAGQLGSMAPQAGGFLSKLFGGGASAGANAASAGMGAMSNAAAGAAGASGAGTALSGLNLMSMLNNAQRVMGVVQTVTPMVQQYGPLLKSVPALYQMLKTNNSNESTTADETESTETVAQEQTESDMEEKKDEKEVTTEATVNVEKDKEKKKTSVEEKQKPKEISIDELEEDEDNDEEIEKKVKTINGIPAPKLYI; encoded by the coding sequence ATGTTCCCACCTCTTCATCAAAACATGCCAATGCCTCCAATGCAAAATCCCTTATTTATGGGTGCACCAATGATGCAACAAATGCCAACACAAGCAGCTGGTCAGCTCGGTTCAATGGCGCCACAAGCAGGTGGATTTCTATCTAAATTATTTGGTGGCGGTGCTAGCGCTGGTGCAAATGCTGCATCTGCTGGAATGGGAGCAATGTCCAATGCCGCTGCCGGTGCTGCTGGTGCATCAGGGGCTGGGACTGCGCTTAGTGGCTTAAACTTAATGTCAATGTTAAACAATGCCCAACGTGTTATGGGTGTTGTCCAAACCGTTACTCCTATGGTTCAACAATATGGACCACTATTAAAAAGTGTTCCTGCCCTTTATCAAATGCTAAAGACAAATAATTCAAATGAAAGTACGACTGCGGACGAAACAGAATCAACAGAGACTGTCGCACAAGAGCAAACAGAGTCAGACATGGAAGAGAAAAAAGACGAAAAAGAAGTAACAACAGAAGCTACAGTAAATGTAGAAAAGGACAAGGAAAAGAAAAAAACATCCGTTGAAGAAAAACAAAAGCCAAAGGAAATATCAATCGACGAACTAGAAGAAGACGAAGATAACGATGAAGAAATAGAAAAAAAAGTAAAAACTATTAATGGCATTCCAGCTCCAAAACTTTACATTTAA
- a CDS encoding tRNA (adenine(22)-N(1))-methyltransferase TrmK, with amino-acid sequence MNELQLSKRLECVANYVTEGSKVADIGSDHAYLPSFLYHQGKITFAIAGEVNQGPYESALNQVRKCHYEDVISVRKGDGLAVIENGEVDTITIAGMGGALIVQILEAGKAKLSGVTRLILQPNVMADKIRIWLKSNGWELTGEEILEEDGKVYEVLIAEQGNPDAPYSENKAVQLLLGPFLMKEKNAAFQKKWRSEIESWKRIVAQFSEAKQTEEVKQKKQEFQTLIQNVEEVLST; translated from the coding sequence ATGAACGAATTACAATTATCGAAACGACTTGAATGTGTGGCAAACTATGTGACAGAAGGGAGTAAAGTAGCAGATATTGGTTCAGACCATGCTTATTTGCCTTCGTTTTTATATCATCAAGGAAAAATTACATTTGCTATTGCGGGAGAAGTGAATCAAGGACCATATGAATCAGCGTTGAATCAAGTAAGGAAATGTCACTATGAAGATGTGATATCAGTTCGTAAAGGAGATGGACTTGCCGTTATAGAAAATGGTGAGGTAGATACGATTACGATTGCTGGAATGGGAGGGGCATTAATCGTTCAAATACTAGAAGCTGGAAAAGCGAAACTAAGTGGTGTGACCCGATTAATTTTGCAACCGAATGTCATGGCAGATAAAATTAGAATTTGGTTAAAAAGCAATGGTTGGGAATTAACAGGGGAAGAAATTCTCGAAGAAGATGGCAAAGTATATGAAGTTCTTATTGCAGAGCAAGGAAACCCTGATGCTCCTTATTCAGAAAATAAAGCTGTACAATTATTGCTTGGTCCTTTCTTAATGAAAGAGAAAAATGCAGCATTTCAAAAAAAATGGCGCAGTGAAATTGAGAGCTGGAAACGTATCGTGGCGCAATTTTCTGAAGCCAAACAAACGGAAGAAGTGAAGCAAAAAAAACAAGAGTTTCAAACGTTAATTCAAAATGTTGAGGAGGTTTTATCAACATGA